The window TTAAAGAGAGATAAATTGTCTCTGCCCAATATAATTGCATTCACTCTATGATCAATTATTGCCGATTTCAGCGCGTCTAAAGACAATGGCTTTACAAAAATAGTAGCCTTAGGAGTGGATTTTAGAGCGTTATAAAGGGCTTTTGTGTTATTACATACTATAGTATATCTTCTTAGGCTTTGCTTACCATCCTCAGATAAAAAATAATCATAACCAAGCCTTTTAAGAAATGGAAATAAATCAGAATTAAGAACGCATGGCTCTACTAGCAAAATTTCTCAACTCTTCAGATATATTTTCATATCTTTCTTTAAAACTAATGATAATTTTTATTACATCATCGCCTTCTTTCAGATAGATCTTATTATCATAAATTAATCTCTGCTTATCCACTCTTATATGAAGCTTTGTACCATCTAATCTCGTATTAAGAGTGGATATAAGAATAACTAGATCGGCCTTATCCAAGGCGTTAATTAGCTTATTAAAGGCTTCAATTGCTAATTTACCTTTAATTTTAATTTCTGTTACAATAATACGATTTCCGTAATAACCTTGCACTACCCTACTCACAAAATCATTACTTTGAATATTAAAGAAAGAGGAGATTGAGGATAATATTCTATCTTTGTTTTCTGTCTCGTGACAAAATACCGAGATAGAAATTTCAGATATCTTCATTTCCCAGGAATCTTCCTTCCACTATGTTGTAACCTGTAGTATCTTGTAGCTTCATGCCTCCTCTTTAGCTTTCTTTCTTTCTGCTTCTTTTTCCATTTTCTTTGTACTGTACCCTTGAGACCTCTAGATTTAATTAGCCCTCTAGACTTCTGTCCAGCACTAGTGAGTCCTCTAAATACTCTCTTTCTATTTACAGAGTCTTGAAGCCATCTTAATTCAGGGTCAGATCTAATAACTGGATGAGAATAATCAACCATAACTACCTCGTAATACTTATACATCCCATCTTCTGCCACATAATAACTTCCAAGCACTTCTAGGTTTGGAAATTTTCTGGCAGCTCTTTCCTCAGCTATCCACCTGTATCCTTTTGATGGACCGTATCCATAAACACCCATTCTCTTAGGTCTTCTGCCACTATTCGGCCTTGGCTTGTTTAGTCCACCTCTCCTCACTCTTACTCTAACCATCACGAATCCCTGCTTAGCCTTATATCCTAAGGCTCTTGCTCTGTTCAGCCTAGTTGGTATATCTATTCTAGTAATTGCAGGTTGTCTTCTCCATTCTATTAACCTTTTTCTTAAAATTGATCTCCTCCAATCTTTGTTTTGCCATGTTTGTTCTATATAATGATACATAGATAACGTCATTTCTTACCTACTGAACTAATTCATAAATACATATTAATAAATGTGATTGCCCAAAAATATTAGATGATAACTGTAGGTTTAATAGGCAAGACAAATGTAGGCAAGAGTACATTCTTTTCCGCTGCTACACTTATAGATGTAGAAATAGCGAACAGACCATTCGTCACTATAAATCCAAACATAGGAATAGCATATGTGAGAGATACTTGTGTACATACCGAAGTAAACGTAAAGTGTAATCCTAGAAATTCCGTAGATATGGATAATTACAGATATATACCGATAAAACTAATCGATGTAGCTGGGCTAATTCCTGGTGCTCACCAAGGGCGTGGTCTAGGTAATAAGTTCCTCGATGATCTACGAAAAGCTGATGTTTTGATACATGTGATTGATGCTAGTGGATCCACTAATGAGGAGGGATTACCTATCCCTACTGGAAGTAGAGACCCAGAAGAGGACATAAAATTTGTTATTAATGAAATTGAGGAGTGGTTTTACTCTATAGTAACAAAAGATTGGCAGAAATTTGCGAGAACTGTGGATCTTGCGAACAAAGATCCTGAGGAGGAGTTATTATCAAAGCTCTCCGGTTTATCAATTAACAAATTTCATATAATTAGTGCATTAAAGGAAACTAAATTGGAGAACCTGAAATTAATGCAGTGGAGCGAAGATGATCTACGTAACTTTACACGAAAACTGAGAGAAATTTCAAAACCTATTGTTATAGCAGCAAACAAGGCAGATATAAAAGAGTCGAGAAAATTCATAGAAAAACTAAAACAAAAGTATCAGTGGATAGTACCGGTAAGTGCAGAATCAGAACTCGCCCTACGCAGAGCTTCAAAAGCAGGTCTAATTAAATATCTCCCAGGCGATAATCAAATAAAAATCCTTAAAGAACTTAATCAGAAACAGAGAGAAGCATTAGACTATATACAGACAAATGTCATTGATGTATATGGAGGTACTGGTGTTCAGCAAGCTATAAACATTGCAGTATTAGATGCATTACAGATGATAGTCGTATACCCGGTGGAAGACGAAAAAAGATATACAGACCATGACGGAAATGTACTACCAGATGCTATACTAATAAAAAGAAATTCAACCCCAAAAGATCTAGCTTCAGTCATACATACTGAATTGGCTAAAGGATTTCTTTATGCTATAGATGCAAAAAAGAAAATAAGGGTTGGAGAAGATTATAAGTTACAACACAGGGATATTATTAAAATTGTTTCGTCTACTGCTAAGCCTTAAAAAACTCTCCTTGATTCACGTCTCTATTTACGACAGATCCAGGATAAATTTTTGCATATGCACCTATCTTAATTCCTGGAAGAATAGTAACATTAATTCCTGTTCTTACATGATCCCCTATTATAGCTCCTAATTTCTTCCTTCCACTACTTACTCTTTGACCCTTCACGTTCATCTTGATGTCTTTTTCGTCGAATCTTAAATTCGCTATAACTGTCCCTGCTCCAAAATTTACATCTTCGCCAATTACAGAATCACCCACGTAACTGAGATGAGGGATCTTAGAATTTTCCATGACTACAGATTCCTTGATTTCAGTATGTGTGCCGATTTTAACATCATTTAGAAGCACTGTATATGGTCTAATGTATGAATGAGGACCTATATGGCAACCTTTACCTATATACGTAGGTCCTTCAATGTAAGAGAATGACCTAATCTCTGCTCCTTCTTCAATTATCACCTTACCCTTTATTTTAACAAAATCCTCTACATTACCTACATTTTTACTGTAAAGCAGATTATCTAATGCCCATTTATTAACACTTAAAATGTCCCAAGGTCTGCCGATATCTATCCAAAATCCCTCGTATTTTAAAACCTTCACTTTAGAACTTTTAGACATCAAGCTAACTGCGTCAGTAAGCTCTAACTCTCCCCTAGGTGATTTAGAAATCTTATCTAAATAATGAAATATATCTGGTCCTAATTTATATATACCACCATTAATCAGATTACTAGGAGGATTTTCAGGCTTTTCAATTATTTCCTTTAACTCGTTATTGTAATCTGCAACAAGAACACCATAGTCCTTAGGATTTTGAACTCTAACTCCTAAGATAACATTTTCAGACTCTTCTCTTATTACTTTTTCTATAATTCCTAAATCCCCTAAAAATACGTCCCCATACATTAGTAGTATATTTTCGTTTCCGGATACACTATTTCTTACAGCATTCAAGGCTGCTGCTGTACCTTTACCTTCATTTTGAATCACCAATTTAACTAAACTTCCTATCCTGCTTTCAAAGTACTCCTTATATGCATTATTTACTACTATGATTATATCCAAGTTTAACTTTCGTAATTCCTCAATTACATAAGAAATAAGCGGTTTACCAAGAATAGGAATAAATTGTTTAGGTCTAGTTTGAGTTACCGGTTCCAGCCTTTCTCCTGAACCTGCCGCAAGAATTACTGCTTTCATTTAATCTATACTTATACTTTAGGAGCTTTAAGTAATTTAGTCTTCTCAATTTCAACTTTTCTCAGTGGGTATATCTTCTTAGCTTCTTGGAATATGTCATTGGATAGCTTGCCAAATATTACGTCTTGAACAAATTGATCAAAATCGGCTTCCTCTGCTTTCTTTCTAGTAATATCTGAAATGACTTTTCTAATTGCAGTCTTTTGTGATATATGAGCTCTATAAGTTGTTAACACCAAGCCCTTTACCCTTAACATATAACCGTCTTTTGTGGTTACATCAACTACTGCATTTATCTTTGAGCTCTTCCTTCTAACCAAAGATCTTATGTAATCTCTAGATAATTCATGTCCATAAAATATAGTGCTGAGTTTATCTCCACTTATATTACCTAAAATCTTGAAATATAGATGTATATATACTAGGTTATAATCCCCCGTAAGATCATATAAAGTAACCTCTATTTTTCTACTTAAAGCCTTGTTAATATCATATGCTGGAGTGCTACCTAACAAAGCTTCGCCGAAAACCTTAGGAGCAGTAATTACATACCACTTCTTAAGTTTCCATTTGTCCCTGATCGTTGAGCTTGATTTCGAAGACATGACTAAATGTTATTCAAGCATTATTTATAAAAGTTTATCACTCTCATTTTCCTTCTTTGCTAACCTAACGTAGATTTTTCGAAGTATCCTAACTATGGTCATAGCTTCTTCATTATCTTCTATGCCTTTAATTAGAACTCTCTTTAATATTAGGTACATACTTCTTGTTGCATCTTTGTTAACTAGAATATCCATGATCTTCTTAGAGTAATCATCAATTAGTTTAATAGGTTCAGACGATACACTGGGGATTTTGTTATTTCTGTTTCTCCACAGCTCATATAATACTATCCCTACTGCATGTGAAAGATTTAGAACAGGATATTCCGGATTTGCTGGTATAAATAATAGAAAATCTGATTTAGCTATTTCTTCTCTAGTTAAACCTACACTCTCTCTACCAAAAATAAATGCAACCTTTTTATCCTTAATGAGGCGCTCCAAATCTATAGGTCTTATTGACTTACGTAATAAATCTCCTTTAATATCGGCTATACTTGAAGTAGCAATTTTTAGGTCCACGTCACGTATAGCGTCATCAAAATTGTTAGTTATTTTCATCATTTTTTCTATTACTTCACTACCCTTCGCTGAAAACTTAATGGCTTCATTGATATCACATTTTGGATTTACTACATAAAATTCATCTATCAGGAAATTTTTGACTAAACGAGCTATGAATCCTAAATTATATGCACCCTCGGGTTCAACTATTACTAGCCTGATCGTCATTTTTTATCAGCTCCAAACCAATTAACCTTTCCAGACCTATCTTTATTTCCTTTCTGCTAGATATTATGAACCTTTCCTCCAAAAAAGACATTAATTTATCTTCATCCGATAAAGATGAATAAACTATGTAGACTCTCTCAGCCATAACCTCGCTTAAGAAGGATAATAAAATATCAATACCACTCTTTCCTCCAGACCAACTATAACCTAACCAATTATCATATTCTTCAAATGGAAGGTAAGGAGGATTAAATATAGCTACATCAAACTTCGTATTTCTTATACAATCTAATAAATAACAATTAAGTACATTTCCACTGAATCCGTTTGATTTAAGTGTACATAGAGTAGCGTCTGCAGCATTAGGATTAACGTCTATAGATAGAACTCTCTTTGCACCTAATTTTAAGGCATGCAAAGATAGAATACCGGTTCCACTACCCATATCTAAAACGGTTTCTCCATCTTTAATCTTTATCATATCCATTATTAATTCTGTATCTTCAGCCGGAATATATACATCATTGTTCAGACAAAGTTTATACCCACGGAATGCAATAAATCTGTTATCTCCCATGGCTTAAACTCCCTTACCTTCTTATTATTTTGTAATTCAAAATTGTAACCACATAACGATAATGCGTTTTTAACACTCTTGTTTCTATATTTACTAACGCACTCTATTATTTCACTTATATTTTTATTATATTTTCTTGCCCTATCAAATACGACTAATTGAGAAAAAACTTTAGGATTGGGTGAGAATGCGCTTGGTGGTACAATATCAAACAGTGATATTTTGTAGTAATAATTTAAAAGGTAAGATATTAATGTGGACTTTGAAGTAATTTTATCTATAAAATCTTTCTGTACTATAAGAACTAGTTTCATAATATTATCTAGCTTTATTACCTCATGAAAAAAGTCTGTTGTTATGTAATAGGGCAAAGAGGATACTACTTGGCCTCTAGTGGTTGGAAGATATCTTCCATCCCCTATTATAAGTTGATAATTTCGTAAGTGATTGATAAGAGAAACGTCTATTTCAATCGCAATATCGGGTTTAAGAAATTTTGTAATAACACCGTTGCCAGATCCAACTTCTATTACGGGTCTTGTAGAATGATCTACAAGAGAAATAAGTTTCTTTATAACACTAATGTCATTTAAAAAGTGCTGTCCTAACTTATTCTTCATCGTAGTCTCTCAAGGTATCCTACATATATTGGTTTTTCTACTACTTTCTTTATTTCTTCAACAGGATAGACGAACAGATAGTATTTTTCCCCTCCTTGTAATTCCTTTATTATTCTCTCCTCTAATATGTTGACCACGTCCTTCACACCAATCCTTGATTCGATATCCTTATAGGAAGTGAACAACTGTTTCCTTCTCTCTTCAAGAATTATTCTAA is drawn from Sulfolobus acidocaldarius SUSAZ and contains these coding sequences:
- a CDS encoding 50S ribosomal protein L15, with the protein product MTLSMYHYIEQTWQNKDWRRSILRKRLIEWRRQPAITRIDIPTRLNRARALGYKAKQGFVMVRVRVRRGGLNKPRPNSGRRPKRMGVYGYGPSKGYRWIAEERAARKFPNLEVLGSYYVAEDGMYKYYEVVMVDYSHPVIRSDPELRWLQDSVNRKRVFRGLTSAGQKSRGLIKSRGLKGTVQRKWKKKQKERKLKRRHEATRYYRLQHSGRKIPGK
- the ychF gene encoding translation-associated GTPase (the crystal structure of the Haemophilus influenzae YchF protein showed similarity to the yeast structure (PDB: 1NI3); fluorescence spectroscopy revealed nucleic acid binding; the yeast protein YBR025c interacts with the translation elongation factor eEF1), which encodes MITVGLIGKTNVGKSTFFSAATLIDVEIANRPFVTINPNIGIAYVRDTCVHTEVNVKCNPRNSVDMDNYRYIPIKLIDVAGLIPGAHQGRGLGNKFLDDLRKADVLIHVIDASGSTNEEGLPIPTGSRDPEEDIKFVINEIEEWFYSIVTKDWQKFARTVDLANKDPEEELLSKLSGLSINKFHIISALKETKLENLKLMQWSEDDLRNFTRKLREISKPIVIAANKADIKESRKFIEKLKQKYQWIVPVSAESELALRRASKAGLIKYLPGDNQIKILKELNQKQREALDYIQTNVIDVYGGTGVQQAINIAVLDALQMIVVYPVEDEKRYTDHDGNVLPDAILIKRNSTPKDLASVIHTELAKGFLYAIDAKKKIRVGEDYKLQHRDIIKIVSSTAKP
- a CDS encoding nucleotidyltransferase, producing MKAVILAAGSGERLEPVTQTRPKQFIPILGKPLISYVIEELRKLNLDIIIVVNNAYKEYFESRIGSLVKLVIQNEGKGTAAALNAVRNSVSGNENILLMYGDVFLGDLGIIEKVIREESENVILGVRVQNPKDYGVLVADYNNELKEIIEKPENPPSNLINGGIYKLGPDIFHYLDKISKSPRGELELTDAVSLMSKSSKVKVLKYEGFWIDIGRPWDILSVNKWALDNLLYSKNVGNVEDFVKIKGKVIIEEGAEIRSFSYIEGPTYIGKGCHIGPHSYIRPYTVLLNDVKIGTHTEIKESVVMENSKIPHLSYVGDSVIGEDVNFGAGTVIANLRFDEKDIKMNVKGQRVSSGRKKLGAIIGDHVRTGINVTILPGIKIGAYAKIYPGSVVNRDVNQGEFFKA
- a CDS encoding 30S ribosomal protein S3 (the function for this protein is unknown) is translated as MSSKSSSTIRDKWKLKKWYVITAPKVFGEALLGSTPAYDINKALSRKIEVTLYDLTGDYNLVYIHLYFKILGNISGDKLSTIFYGHELSRDYIRSLVRRKSSKINAVVDVTTKDGYMLRVKGLVLTTYRAHISQKTAIRKVISDITRKKAEEADFDQFVQDVIFGKLSNDIFQEAKKIYPLRKVEIEKTKLLKAPKV
- a CDS encoding RNA methyltransferase, encoding MRLVIVEPEGAYNLGFIARLVKNFLIDEFYVVNPKCDINEAIKFSAKGSEVIEKMMKITNNFDDAIRDVDLKIATSSIADIKGDLLRKSIRPIDLERLIKDKKVAFIFGRESVGLTREEIAKSDFLLFIPANPEYPVLNLSHAVGIVLYELWRNRNNKIPSVSSEPIKLIDDYSKKIMDILVNKDATRSMYLILKRVLIKGIEDNEEAMTIVRILRKIYVRLAKKENESDKLL
- a CDS encoding methyltransferase; the encoded protein is MNNDVYIPAEDTELIMDMIKIKDGETVLDMGSGTGILSLHALKLGAKRVLSIDVNPNAADATLCTLKSNGFSGNVLNCYLLDCIRNTKFDVAIFNPPYLPFEEYDNWLGYSWSGGKSGIDILLSFLSEVMAERVYIVYSSLSDEDKLMSFLEERFIISSRKEIKIGLERLIGLELIKNDDQASNS
- a CDS encoding 16S rRNA methyltransferase, which encodes MKNKLGQHFLNDISVIKKLISLVDHSTRPVIEVGSGNGVITKFLKPDIAIEIDVSLINHLRNYQLIIGDGRYLPTTRGQVVSSLPYYITTDFFHEVIKLDNIMKLVLIVQKDFIDKITSKSTLISYLLNYYYKISLFDIVPPSAFSPNPKVFSQLVVFDRARKYNKNISEIIECVSKYRNKSVKNALSLCGYNFELQNNKKVREFKPWEITDLLHSVGINFV